One stretch of Roseimicrobium sp. ORNL1 DNA includes these proteins:
- a CDS encoding SHD1 domain-containing protein, with product MLPTSLTRPAAALAFCLGVGWCSLAPEASAAAPAEMRTWTDAQGRTMQASLAGIEGDQVHFLMSGGQTIKFPISKLSPADQDFLKKNTASTPAPAPAPGGSVPATPAGVTARLPIEKRVWPKEVEVPARSIEIAVVSEKPEEKNCVYQSEAFSFHSEEKLAGSVMKEIARTFEATRTLLQTLPWAIDPKPPVDVGRFQAKFFASRQSYIADGGPENSGGVYMSRDRTFRIPFQSLGLKLLGKTWAKDDGYSNDTIIHEITHQLMHDYLAFLPTWVIEGTAEYTEMLPYKAGRFRAAAHESGFKEYLQHAEERGVGLADINVAGHLMMKGDEWRAQADSGGLAQFRLYYASCVMVYYFCHLDGDGKGTRFLKYLDKIAEAREAWNAFFANPLVKVDKETGRYSWNSNQVTPPAFKQNEDFGFEQLQILMDGRTPAQLEADMKAGFKKIGIKW from the coding sequence ATGCTTCCCACTTCCCTCACCCGCCCCGCTGCCGCCCTGGCGTTTTGCCTCGGAGTCGGATGGTGCAGTCTTGCTCCTGAGGCTTCGGCAGCCGCGCCCGCTGAGATGCGGACGTGGACAGATGCCCAGGGCCGCACCATGCAGGCCTCGCTGGCGGGCATCGAGGGTGACCAGGTGCACTTCCTCATGTCCGGCGGACAGACCATCAAATTCCCCATTTCGAAGCTCTCGCCCGCAGACCAGGATTTTCTCAAAAAGAACACGGCCTCCACGCCCGCCCCTGCTCCCGCTCCGGGAGGCAGTGTGCCTGCGACTCCCGCCGGAGTGACCGCACGCCTGCCCATCGAGAAACGCGTGTGGCCCAAGGAAGTGGAAGTGCCCGCGCGCTCCATTGAAATCGCCGTGGTCTCGGAGAAGCCGGAGGAGAAGAACTGCGTGTACCAGTCGGAGGCTTTCTCCTTCCACTCGGAGGAGAAGCTCGCGGGCAGCGTGATGAAGGAAATCGCGCGCACGTTCGAAGCGACCCGCACCCTGCTGCAGACACTGCCGTGGGCCATCGACCCGAAGCCGCCGGTGGATGTGGGCCGCTTCCAGGCGAAGTTCTTCGCCAGCCGCCAGAGCTACATCGCGGACGGCGGCCCGGAAAATTCCGGGGGCGTGTACATGTCGCGCGACCGCACCTTCCGCATTCCCTTCCAGAGTCTGGGACTCAAGCTGCTGGGCAAGACCTGGGCGAAGGATGATGGCTACTCGAATGACACCATCATCCACGAGATCACGCACCAGTTGATGCATGACTACCTCGCCTTCCTGCCCACGTGGGTCATTGAAGGTACGGCGGAGTACACGGAAATGCTGCCCTACAAGGCAGGCCGCTTCCGCGCAGCCGCGCATGAGAGCGGCTTCAAGGAATACCTGCAGCATGCCGAGGAACGCGGCGTGGGCCTGGCGGACATCAATGTGGCCGGTCACCTGATGATGAAGGGCGACGAGTGGCGTGCGCAGGCGGACAGCGGCGGCCTCGCGCAATTCCGCCTCTACTACGCCTCGTGCGTGATGGTCTACTACTTCTGCCACCTCGATGGCGACGGCAAGGGCACACGCTTCCTGAAGTACCTCGACAAGATCGCGGAAGCTCGCGAAGCATGGAACGCCTTCTTTGCCAATCCGCTCGTGAAAGTGGACAAGGAAACCGGCCGCTACTCGTGGAATTCCAACCAGGTCACGCCCCCAGCCTTCAAGCAGAATGAGGACTTCGGCTTTGAACAACTGCAGATCCTCATGGACGGCCGCACGCCGGCGCAGCTCGAAGCGGACATGAAGGCGGGGTTCAAGAAGATTGGGATCAAGTGGTAG